A genomic segment from Bradyrhizobium sp. CB1015 encodes:
- a CDS encoding HlyD family secretion protein, with the protein MKAVVNSLRPFALTGLIVLVALWAGYKLWDYYFDAPWTRDGHVRADVVPVAPDVSGFVSEVLVRDNQQVQKGDVLFRIDRARYEIALKQAEAVQEGKRATLDNASADLKRYSALTPGVVVSTQRMDQVVAIQGSAQAAYDQAVADVALAKLNIERSEVRASVSGIVTNNELRPGAYLTPGKGVMALLDTGTLHVQGYFEETKLQRIHIGDPVNVRLMGSSRALLGKVESVAAGIEDRDRSNGSTLLANVNPTFNWVRLAQRVPVRIALEGTERDELVAGATATVEVLGPGSHSYATATKNQHRTEQLSSCRMAQTAIAIAPSCS; encoded by the coding sequence ATGAAAGCCGTCGTGAATTCGCTGCGTCCTTTCGCGCTGACCGGTCTCATCGTGCTGGTCGCGCTTTGGGCCGGCTACAAGCTGTGGGATTACTACTTTGATGCGCCCTGGACCCGTGACGGCCACGTACGCGCCGACGTGGTGCCCGTGGCTCCCGATGTTTCCGGCTTTGTGAGCGAGGTTCTGGTTCGGGACAATCAGCAAGTACAAAAGGGTGACGTGCTCTTCCGGATCGACCGGGCGCGCTATGAAATCGCGCTCAAGCAGGCAGAGGCGGTACAGGAAGGCAAGCGCGCCACGCTCGACAACGCCAGCGCCGATCTGAAGCGCTACAGTGCGCTGACGCCCGGCGTCGTGGTTTCCACGCAGCGGATGGACCAGGTTGTCGCCATCCAGGGCTCGGCCCAGGCGGCCTATGACCAAGCCGTCGCGGACGTTGCACTTGCGAAGCTCAACATCGAGCGCAGCGAGGTGCGGGCCTCGGTTAGCGGCATTGTCACCAACAATGAGCTGCGGCCGGGCGCCTACCTCACCCCCGGAAAGGGCGTGATGGCGCTGCTCGACACCGGCACGCTGCACGTCCAGGGCTACTTCGAGGAAACCAAGCTGCAGCGCATCCATATCGGCGATCCCGTCAACGTGCGCCTGATGGGAAGCAGCCGTGCGTTGCTGGGCAAGGTCGAGAGCGTTGCAGCCGGCATCGAGGACCGCGATCGCAGCAACGGCTCGACCCTGCTTGCCAACGTCAACCCGACCTTCAACTGGGTCCGCCTGGCGCAACGTGTCCCAGTCCGGATCGCGCTAGAAGGCACCGAGCGAGACGAACTCGTTGCGGGCGCTACCGCGACCGTCGAGGTGCTCGGCCCCGGATCACACAGCTATGCGACCGCAACCAAAAATCAACACAGGACCGAACAGCTCTCCAGCTGCCGCATGGCGCAAACCGCGATCGCGATCGCACCGTCATGCAGCTGA
- a CDS encoding DUF983 domain-containing protein, producing MKCPNCGRGRLFGRFLKVVGNCEVCGEDYTPQRADDLPAYLVIAIVGHLVVPGLLAVEMTYSPPAWLQLLIWLPVTGLSAFFLLQPMKGTIVGLQWQTGMHDFEAARRRRDREAPDGVTPVPHLASKELVS from the coding sequence ATGAAGTGCCCGAACTGCGGTCGAGGCCGTCTGTTCGGCCGCTTTCTCAAGGTGGTCGGCAACTGCGAGGTCTGCGGCGAAGATTACACGCCGCAACGCGCCGATGACCTTCCGGCCTATCTTGTGATCGCGATCGTCGGCCACCTCGTCGTGCCAGGGCTTCTTGCCGTCGAGATGACCTATTCACCTCCGGCCTGGCTTCAATTGCTGATCTGGCTCCCTGTCACCGGGCTTTCCGCCTTCTTTCTGCTACAGCCCATGAAGGGGACAATCGTCGGCCTGCAATGGCAGACCGGCATGCACGATTTCGAGGCCGCCAGACGCCGGCGGGATCGAGAGGCGCCCGATGGCGTCACGCCCGTTCCTCACCTCGCCTCTAAGGAGTTGGTGTCATGA
- a CDS encoding DUF1656 domain-containing protein, whose protein sequence is MNYQLDLFGVLVPTLLLWSVVAYVLARLVSKLIARIGLYRWIWHPALFDFALFICLVTGLVLGSTELFS, encoded by the coding sequence ATGAATTACCAACTTGACCTTTTCGGCGTGCTCGTTCCGACGCTCCTGCTCTGGAGCGTGGTTGCCTACGTGCTTGCGCGCCTCGTCAGCAAGCTGATTGCGCGTATCGGCCTCTATCGATGGATCTGGCATCCCGCACTCTTCGATTTCGCGCTTTTCATCTGCCTGGTCACCGGCCTCGTCTTGGGCTCCACGGAGTTATTCTCATGA
- a CDS encoding FUSC family protein, whose protein sequence is MLAFSIALLLDMPRPYWAMASVYITSNLFTGATTSKAVYRILGTLIGAAGTIVLIPNLVNAPELLSLCIALWVGICLYLSLIDGTPRSYVFMLAGYTVALLGFPIVSTPQSAFDIVVSRVQEITLGIVCASVVAMLVLPRSVASAVTAQTDAWLAGARRLAADVLTGRGSDQKRDNERMRLAAAASEIDQLGRHLGYEATASANIVRALQRLRQHMLSLLPLLGSIEDRKLPINSQDEAAARVASICTRIAAWLEASWGDGQEANALRAALDDVRPTPSVDADWIEITIFGLVARLRNLIDVMQDCQLLREAISEGRNPEALPLVFSHGAAAVAVPHRDHWSALLAAGSVALAVLCCSCFSIATGWSDGVAAPLFAAVVGSFLAGVDDPLPAFRNFYGVFLIVIAVHGIYLFGVLPRITTLEVLIVALMPIFLLFGWMAARPATARLGAILAIYLSVQLALTETYSADFTSYANSSVALMLGVALTGVTCGMVRLVGADWIANRLLRSNWTTLASVAERTSDQDPCALASLMQHRLALIAARITVVPADARSGAANLRQLRTALNIVGVRRASLGLSRCTRAAVEAFFARLAPICRIHAAGPLPDGLIGQLDSTIALTLQEPSSEARDHVLIGLTGVRSGLFPESPAYQAQQIESGTIAA, encoded by the coding sequence ATGCTGGCGTTCTCGATCGCGCTGCTGCTGGACATGCCGCGCCCCTATTGGGCCATGGCGTCGGTCTATATCACCTCCAACCTGTTCACGGGGGCGACCACCTCCAAGGCCGTCTACCGCATTCTGGGCACGCTGATTGGCGCGGCAGGAACGATCGTGCTGATCCCGAACCTCGTCAATGCGCCGGAGCTGCTCAGCCTCTGCATCGCGCTGTGGGTTGGCATCTGCCTGTATCTCTCGCTGATCGACGGCACGCCGCGCAGCTACGTCTTCATGCTGGCCGGCTACACCGTAGCGCTGCTCGGATTTCCCATCGTCTCGACGCCCCAGTCGGCCTTCGACATCGTGGTTTCCCGCGTGCAGGAGATCACGCTCGGAATCGTCTGCGCGAGCGTCGTCGCGATGCTCGTGCTGCCCCGCAGCGTGGCTTCCGCAGTCACCGCACAAACCGACGCATGGCTCGCCGGCGCGCGCCGGCTCGCTGCGGACGTCCTGACGGGCCGCGGCAGCGATCAGAAGCGTGACAATGAACGCATGCGTCTTGCCGCTGCGGCCTCCGAAATCGACCAGCTTGGGCGCCATCTCGGCTATGAGGCGACCGCTTCCGCGAATATCGTGCGAGCGCTGCAGCGCCTCCGGCAGCATATGCTATCGCTGCTTCCGCTGCTCGGATCGATCGAAGACCGCAAGCTGCCAATCAACTCGCAGGACGAGGCGGCTGCGCGCGTTGCCTCCATCTGCACAAGGATAGCGGCATGGCTCGAAGCGAGTTGGGGCGATGGACAGGAAGCAAACGCGTTGCGCGCAGCACTCGATGACGTACGACCGACACCGAGCGTGGATGCTGACTGGATCGAGATCACGATCTTCGGTCTCGTTGCGCGGCTTCGCAACCTCATCGACGTCATGCAGGATTGCCAGCTCCTGCGCGAGGCCATCTCAGAGGGGCGCAATCCGGAAGCGCTTCCTCTGGTCTTCTCTCATGGCGCCGCGGCTGTTGCCGTTCCGCATCGCGACCACTGGTCTGCGCTGCTGGCGGCCGGGTCCGTAGCCCTTGCGGTGCTTTGCTGCAGCTGCTTCTCCATTGCGACCGGCTGGTCGGACGGGGTTGCCGCTCCGCTCTTTGCCGCCGTCGTCGGCAGTTTCCTGGCAGGCGTGGACGATCCGCTTCCAGCGTTTCGCAATTTCTACGGCGTGTTCCTCATCGTTATCGCCGTGCATGGCATCTACCTGTTTGGCGTGCTGCCGCGGATTACGACTCTCGAGGTGCTCATTGTCGCATTGATGCCGATTTTCCTTTTATTCGGCTGGATGGCTGCGCGACCCGCGACCGCACGCCTCGGCGCCATACTCGCCATCTATCTCTCGGTGCAACTGGCGTTGACCGAGACCTATTCGGCCGACTTTACCTCCTATGCCAACTCCAGCGTTGCGCTGATGCTGGGCGTGGCGCTGACCGGCGTGACCTGCGGCATGGTTCGCCTGGTCGGGGCTGACTGGATCGCAAACCGGTTGCTACGAAGCAATTGGACTACGCTTGCATCGGTCGCCGAGCGTACGTCGGATCAAGATCCCTGTGCGCTTGCCAGTCTTATGCAGCATCGCCTCGCCCTGATTGCTGCGCGCATCACCGTCGTTCCTGCCGACGCAAGGAGCGGCGCCGCCAATCTCCGCCAGCTTCGGACGGCGCTCAACATTGTCGGCGTGAGGCGGGCGAGCTTGGGCCTGTCACGCTGCACAAGAGCGGCAGTCGAAGCCTTTTTCGCTCGTCTTGCCCCGATTTGCAGGATCCATGCGGCGGGGCCGCTTCCAGATGGCCTAATCGGACAGCTCGATAGCACCATCGCATTGACGTTGCAGGAACCCTCGAGCGAAGCCCGCGATCACGTGCTGATCGGTCTCACCGGCGTTCGTTCCGGGCTCTTTCCGGAGTCGCCGGCCTATCAAGCACAGCAAATCGAATCTGGGACGATCGCCGCATGA
- a CDS encoding helix-turn-helix domain-containing protein — protein sequence MVTQSEPTAAGHYEPWPHRGAGETDCPGKLLLSSAGRGWSGLSAELCTARRGLVPWRTPQSDIRICVALRSSGESTVTRRAPGIESRIVARRGAVWFSPPGLQDGSVDFAQDTPEFLHLHLPLSYFSSAHLNTDIHQSVVGALSYESAFEDPLLAEIGFAVASELKTETSTGNLLVDALAASLAARLVQRYASALSARSFPHHTNHGLDRRRLSRVLDYIEANLEGDLSIDRMASIACLSRFHFARAFRQAIGQAPHRYVSARRLERAKTLLTRGDLPLVDIALSLGFSGQANFTRAFKQATGQAPGQYRQAAGSQGSKSSLADIRQSLSVFA from the coding sequence ATGGTGACGCAATCAGAACCGACCGCCGCAGGCCACTATGAGCCGTGGCCGCACCGCGGCGCTGGTGAAACCGATTGTCCCGGGAAGCTGCTGCTGTCTTCAGCCGGTCGGGGCTGGTCTGGCTTGTCGGCCGAATTGTGCACAGCGAGAAGAGGCTTGGTTCCATGGAGGACCCCACAATCCGATATCAGGATTTGCGTCGCTCTCCGTAGCAGCGGTGAATCGACTGTAACACGCCGGGCGCCTGGCATCGAGAGCCGGATAGTCGCGAGGCGTGGTGCGGTTTGGTTCTCTCCTCCTGGTTTGCAGGACGGTTCGGTTGATTTTGCTCAAGATACGCCGGAATTCCTGCATCTCCATCTTCCACTGAGCTATTTCTCGTCGGCCCATCTAAATACGGATATCCATCAATCCGTAGTCGGCGCGCTAAGCTACGAGAGCGCTTTCGAAGATCCGCTACTGGCCGAGATCGGCTTTGCGGTCGCATCGGAGCTAAAGACGGAAACCTCCACCGGCAATCTGCTTGTCGATGCCCTCGCGGCCAGCCTGGCAGCGAGGCTAGTTCAGAGATACGCCAGCGCATTATCCGCTCGATCCTTTCCTCACCATACAAACCACGGGCTCGATCGGCGCAGACTCTCCCGTGTGCTGGACTACATTGAAGCAAACCTCGAAGGAGATCTCAGCATCGATCGCATGGCATCGATTGCGTGTCTCAGTCGATTTCATTTCGCACGAGCCTTCAGGCAAGCCATTGGTCAAGCGCCGCATCGCTACGTCAGTGCGAGGCGTCTTGAGCGCGCAAAAACGCTTTTGACACGCGGTGATCTCCCGCTGGTCGACATCGCGCTCTCGCTGGGCTTCTCAGGCCAAGCCAATTTTACGCGGGCCTTCAAGCAGGCGACCGGGCAGGCGCCAGGTCAATATCGTCAAGCGGCGGGATCACAAGGGTCCAAATCCTCTCTGGCGGATATCAGGCAGTCGCTTTCGGTTTTTGCCTGA
- a CDS encoding sulfite exporter TauE/SafE family protein, which translates to MELTVATILIAFAGVFLICFMKGAFGGGFSIVGIPLLSLVMDPVTAGGLLAPLFIAMDLFALRYWRPSTWSKPDLLLLLPGLVAGIGFGYLLFRFLDHRAIAIAMAATTLIFVALWLAAGAEVITRPRSTPKAITAGLASGVTTMVTHSGGPPLAMYLLPLGLSKEIYAGTTSLFFTVGNATKAVPWLLLVKPTGNVWTLMAICLLAIPAGVWAGWRLHGSLDQRQIYRVCYGLLVVTALKLLWDGVSGYLV; encoded by the coding sequence ATGGAGCTGACCGTCGCCACGATCCTGATCGCCTTTGCCGGTGTGTTCCTGATCTGCTTCATGAAGGGCGCGTTTGGCGGCGGATTCTCAATTGTGGGCATTCCGCTATTGTCGCTCGTAATGGATCCCGTCACCGCCGGCGGCCTTCTCGCGCCATTGTTCATCGCGATGGACTTGTTCGCCCTTCGCTACTGGAGGCCTTCGACCTGGTCGAAGCCAGATCTTCTGCTGCTGTTACCGGGTCTCGTGGCCGGCATTGGATTTGGATATCTGCTGTTCCGCTTCCTTGATCACCGCGCCATCGCGATCGCGATGGCCGCGACCACGTTGATCTTCGTGGCACTGTGGCTTGCCGCAGGCGCGGAGGTGATAACTCGTCCGCGTTCGACGCCGAAGGCGATCACGGCTGGCCTCGCCTCGGGAGTCACGACCATGGTAACGCATTCGGGCGGACCGCCGCTTGCGATGTATCTGTTGCCCCTCGGCCTCAGCAAGGAGATCTACGCAGGCACGACCAGCCTGTTCTTCACCGTCGGCAACGCGACCAAGGCCGTGCCATGGCTCCTGCTGGTCAAGCCGACCGGAAACGTCTGGACATTGATGGCGATCTGCCTGCTCGCCATTCCCGCTGGCGTGTGGGCGGGTTGGCGGCTTCACGGAAGCCTGGACCAACGCCAGATCTATCGGGTCTGCTACGGATTGCTGGTCGTGACGGCGCTGAAACTGCTGTGGGACGGGGTCTCCGGCTATCTCGTGTGA